The bacterium nucleotide sequence CATGCGATGATCCAAAAAGGTGCGAGCGACCTCCACCTTACGGTGGGCGTGCCGCCGGTGTTCCGCATATCGGGCGATCTCGTCCGGCAGGGCGAGCGCAACTTCGGACCGAAAGAGTTAAAGACGCTCATCTACAGCATCATGGACGAGCAGCAGATCCGGCGCTTCGAAAACGAAAAGGAGCTGGATTTCGCGTACAGCGTTTCCGGGCTTGGCCGTTTCCGCGTGAACGTTTTCTATCAGCGGGACAGCCATGCCGCCGTTTTGCGCGCGATAGCCAGCGAAATAAAGACCGTCGAGCAGTTGGGCATTCCATCGATCACGAAAGAGCTTGCGCTTCTGCCTCGCGGCCTCTTTCTGGTCACCGGTCCGACCGGAAGCGGCAAGTCAACCACGCTTGCGGCGCTCATCGACTACATCAACCAGAACCGCAAGTGCCACATCATCACGATCGAAGACCCGATCGAGTACCTGCACAAGCACAAGGGCTGCGTGGTGAACCAGCGCGAAGTGGGAAGCGACACCTTCGGATTCCTGGAAGCGCTCAAGCGCGTCCTCCGCCAGGATCCGGACGTGATACTCCTGGGCGAAATGCGCGACCTCGAAACCATATCCACCGCGATCACCGCCGCCGAAACGGGCCACATGGTCTTCGCCACCTTGCACACTATCGACGCCGCGCAAACGATCGACCGTATCATCGACGTTTTCCCGCCGGTACAGCAGGAACAGATCAGGCTGCAGCTGTCGAACGCGATCCAGGGAGTGCTGTGCCAAACTCTGGCGAAGAAAGTCACGGGCGGACGCGTCCCCGCCGTCGAACTTATGATAGGCACGAACGCGATCCGCGCGCTCATCCGCGAAGGAAAGACGCACCAGATTCACACCACGATCCAGATGAGCGGGAAGCAGGGAATGATCACGATGGACCAAAGCCTGAAGGATCTCTACAAAAAGAACATTATCAGCA carries:
- a CDS encoding type IV pilus twitching motility protein PilT is translated as MPEEIYIDDLLHAMIQKGASDLHLTVGVPPVFRISGDLVRQGERNFGPKELKTLIYSIMDEQQIRRFENEKELDFAYSVSGLGRFRVNVFYQRDSHAAVLRAIASEIKTVEQLGIPSITKELALLPRGLFLVTGPTGSGKSTTLAALIDYINQNRKCHIITIEDPIEYLHKHKGCVVNQREVGSDTFGFLEALKRVLRQDPDVILLGEMRDLETISTAITAAETGHMVFATLHTIDAAQTIDRIIDVFPPVQQEQIRLQLSNAIQGVLCQTLAKKVTGGRVPAVELMIGTNAIRALIREGKTHQIHTTIQMSGKQGMITMDQSLKDLYKKNIISKEEALSLCSNPSEFRQFITE